GACGCGCCGATGGGCCACACGGTCAAGGACACTAAGCTCGCGCGCGAAGGCTTCTTGCTGCCCGGCGAGATCCGGGAGATGCAACAGAGCGGCCTGATCGAGTTCGCGAGCCACAGCTACGAACTGCACCGCGGCATCACGGCCAACCCGCAGGGCAACCAGCAGCCGGCGGCGACGGCGCTCGGCTACGATGGACGGGGCTACGAAAGCCCGTCCGCGCAACTGCAGCGGATCGACCGCGACCTGGCTCACAACAGCGCCGCGATCGAGCGCCTCACCGGCAGGAAGCCGCGCGTCATGGTCTGGCCCTACGGCAGCTACACCCGGCCGCTGCTCGACATCGCCCGCAAGAACGGGATGCCGATCACGCTCACGCTCAACAACGGCATCAACGAGCCCGACACGCCGTTGGCCGAGTTGAGCCGCGTGCTGGTCGGCGCCGACATGACGCTGACCGACTTCGCCGAAGAGATCCTCGTCCGCGAGCGCGAACCCGGCGGCATCGCGGCGTCCTGGACCCGCGCGATGCATGTCTCGCTCGACCAGGTCTACGACCCGGACCCGGCCGCCCAGGAAAAGAAGCTCGGCCAACTGCTCGACCGGGTGCTGGCGATGGGGGCGAGCGCCGTCTATCTGCGAGCCGATACCGACCGCGACGGCGACGGCCGCGCCGACGCCGTCTACTTCCCGAACCGGCGCGTCGCGGTGAAGGCAGACCTGTTCAACCGCGTCGCCTGGCAGCTCAGGACCCGCGCCCACGTGCAGGTCTACGCGGCGCTGCCGCTGGCGGCCTTCGAGCTGGCCGGCGCGTCGCCCTCCGATAGCGACAGGCGCGCCGCGCGCGAGCTGGTCGAGGACCTCGGCGTCTCGTCCCGGTTCGCCGGCCTCGTCCTGAGCGACGATCCGGCCCGCCCGGGGTTGGCCGAGCCCGGCGCGGCCGCACTGTTCGATCTGGCCGGCGAGCTGTTCGCCGCCGCGCGGGCGTATCAGCCCGAGCTCAAGTCCGTCGTCACGCTGCACGCGGGGAAACTGGACGACGAGCGGGAAACCCTCCGCTTCTCGGAGGCTATCGCCAAGGCGCTGTCCCGCGCCGACTACGTCGAACTGCAGCCGCAGGCAGCCGTCTCCCCCGGCCGGCCCTGGATGGAGCGGGCATTCGCCGCCGCCGGGTCTTCGCAAAAAACCGTGTTCGCGCTGCCGAGCCGCGCCGTTGACAGCGGCGATCTGGCGCGGGCGGTGGCGACCCTCCACCTGCTGGGGGCGCGGCACATCGCCTACGGCCCCGACGACGTCGCCAACGACCTGCCCCGGCTGGCGGTGATGAGGCGGGCCTTCTCGCTGCGCAGCCAGCCCGAACGATGACAAGAAAACGCGACCATGTTTCCGCTTCCCTTTGACCTGCTGCACTGGCTATGGGCCGCCCTGTTGGGCTACGCCTTCTATTACCCGCTTTTCATGGCTTATCTGTGGATGGCGGGCGCCCTTCATTACTACTTCCACTACGAAAGGAAGGAGCCGCCGCTGGACGCGCTGCCCGAGCTGGACTATCCGCCGATCAGCATCCTGATCCCGTGCTTCAATGAGGAGGACAGCGTCGAGGAGACGCTGCGCTACGCGCTGGCGGTGGACTATCCGGAATTCGAGGTCATCGCGATCGACGACGGCAGCTCCGACGCCACCGCCGGCCTGCTCGACGAAGCCACCCGGCGCGAACCGCGGCTGCGCGTCGTCCACCTCGCGCAGAACCAGGGCAAGGCCATCGCGCTGAACACCGGCTGCCTGCTGGCGCGTCACGAACACCTGGTCTGCATCGACGGCGACGCGCTGCTCGAACCCAACGCGCCCAAGTGGCTGGTCCGGCAGCTGATCGGCAGCCCGCGCGTCGGCGCGGTCACCGGCAACCCGCGGATCCGCAACCGCTCGACCCTGTTCGGCAAGGTCCAGGTCGGCGAGTTCTCGTCGATCATCGGCATCATCAAGCGCGCGCAGCGCACCTACGGCCGGCTGTTCACGATCTCGGGCGTGATCGCCGCGTTCCGGAAGACGGCGGTCCGGCAGGCGGGGTACTGGAGCGACGACGTGCTGACCGAAGACATCGACATGAGCTGGAAGCTGCAGCTCGCGCACTGGGACGTGCGCTTCGAGCCGCACGCGCAGGCGTGGATACTGATGCCGGAGACCTTCCGCGGGCTGTGGAAGCAGCGCCTGCGCTGGGCCAAGGGCGGGCTGCAGGTGCTGCTGCGCAACGCGGGCGCGCTGTGCAGCTGGCAAAAGCGCCGGATGTGGCCGATCTACGCCGAATACCTGTTCAGCCTGGTATGGGCGTACGTGATGATACTGCTCGTCGTGGTGTGGCTGGCCGGGATGCTGTTCCCGCAGATCGGCTGGATGCAGATCTCGTCGCCGCTGGTCCCGGGCTGGCACGGAATGGTGCTCGGGATGACCTGCCTGCTGCAGTTCACGCTCAGCAAATGTCTCGACCGCCGCCACGACCACGGGATCGGCCGCAACTTCTTCTGGATGATCTGGTACCCGCTGGTCTTCTGGACCATCCATATCGTCACGACCGTCGTCGCGCTCCCTCAGGCGGTCGCGCACGGCCGGGGGCTGAGGGCCCGCTGGACGAGTCCCGACAGGGGGGTCAGGGCATGAAGAGGACCATCATCAACGTCGAACACCGGCTCGGGCACACCCATCGCGTCGTCGCGCGCTCGCTCACCGCGCTGCTGTGGCTGGCGTGGGGCTATCTGTGCCTGCCCTTCCTCAGCCTGTTGGCGTGGCTCGCCGGCATCGAGCTTTTCTACCGGGAAATGCTGGTGCGCAACGACGTCGACAAGCTGCTCGACCTGCTTTTCGTCTACGCGATCGTGGTCGGCGCGACCAGCAGCGTCCTGATCCTGTGGGCGCGCGTCAACTACCTGCGCTTTCGCAACCGCGAAAGGAGGCGACGGGCGCCCGACGCATCGCTCGAGGAGTTCGCCGGCGACTACCGCGTCCCGCCCGCCGAGCTCGCGGCGACGCAGCAGCGGCAGATCGTCACCGTCCATCACTCCGATCACGGCCATATCGTCAGGATCAGCCGGCATTGATTCCGGATCCGAGCCGCCCCGAGGGGCGGCCTTTTCCTGGTGCTTCGCGGGTCGCCGGGCAAAGCGGCTTTGATCTTCGGGAAGGAATGCGCGCCGTCCCGCCGGCCGGTGTGCACCGGCCTACGCCCTCGCCGGCCCGGCCCGGCCGGCCTCCGCCATGAGGGTGTTCCACACCTTGCACAAGGCATCGCTTATGACTAGCTTAATGACATGTTTGAAGATATCTGGGCACTCACATGGGAAACGATATCAGGCTCGAGCTCCCTGACAACCTGTTTGTGCGACACCGCTTGCATCAGGAGGGGGCCCTGCACTTCCGGCTGGACAAAAAGTTCCGTCAAGTTCTGATCGCCCCCCACCCTGCGGGCGCCGAACCGCAGCTGCCCGAGCGCTCGCCTTTCGCGTTGTGGGAAACCAGCGCACTGGTCAGTTACTACAGCCAGCTGATTCCCACCTTCGCCGGCGGCCGCCTTCGCGCCGAACAGTTGACGCTCCTGTGCGAACGGCTCGCCGCGTCGGCCCGCCAGTCACGCGATGGCGTGGTGGCCGCGATCCTGCTGTGCCCATGGCAAAACTATGTCGCTCACCATGCGGTCAATACGGCTTTGTTGGCCTGCCAACTGGCCGATGCGCTCAAACTCTGCGCGGAAGAACATCGAGTGTTGATGTTGGCGGCGTTGGCGATGAACCTCGGCTCTATCGCGCTGCACAACGAAATGGCCCGGCAAGAAGGGCCGCCCAGCACCAGCCAGCGCCAGCTGATCGATATTCATCCTTTCGTGGGTTCCGCACTGTTGCGCGAAGCCGGCCTCGACGATGAACGGCTGCACCGGATCGTGCTGATGCATCATGAGCGCCATGACGGACACGGCTACCCCTTCCGGCTGAAGGGGGACGAGATCGATCCGTTGGCCCACCTCCTGCACGTGCTGGACGTCACGACCGCCAAGTTGATGCCGCGCAGCTATCGTCCGCGCATACCCGCTCAACGGGCCCTCGCCCAGTTGTACACCAATGCCAATGAGAAATTCGATCCGCGCTATACCACGCAGCTCGTCAAAGCCCTGGGAGTGTACCCGTCGGGGAGCTTCGTAAAGCTCGAGTCGGGCGAAACCGCGATCGTCGTGGCCCAGACCGATCACCTCCATGAACCTCAAGTCGCCACCCTGCGGAGCCGTTACGATTTGATCGCCTCGGCAACGCCCGGCCAGCGCATCGCCAAGAGCGTCACAGTAAAGGTCGATGAGCGCCACCTTTCCAAGCTCGCGCCCTTCTGGGGCCTGCAATAACGATTTTCTTGTGAACAGCACATAGGCTCGATGAGCTTCGTGTTCCCCGTTCGAACCGGGGAAAAATCCGGATGGCCGGCCCTGCTTCGGTCTCTTTATCGCCCATGCATCGACATGACATTTTTCACGACGAACCGGGGGGGGGATACCCCATGCTTTGGATACCCGCAGAACCCGGCACCTCCCCTACCGGCGGGCCTCGCACTGGTCGCGCCTACGGCAAGAAAGGACAAGCCATGCTAGGGATGGTATTTACCGAATTCGTGGAAATGGTGGAGTCCGCCTTCTCGTCCGAGCTAGCCGACGCCATGCTCGTGGCCGCAAAGCTCCCGCATGGCGGCTCTTATACCGCAGTGGGCTATTACCCCCACGAAGAAATTGTCCGGCTCGTGGCCGCCTTGGCCCGCCTGACCGGCGAGCCCGCAGAAGGGCTGGTGCAAGCCTTCGGCCGGCACCTCCTCAAGGTCTTTTCCACGGCCCATCCGGCCTTTTTCGCCAGCAAGGTCAATGCGTTCGACTTGCTGGCCTGCGTGGACGCAGAAATTCATCGGGAGGTACGCAAGCTGTATCCGGACTCGCAGCTCCCCACCATTGAAGTCATCGGACGCGATGCGCAATCGATCACTTTGCAGTATCGCTCGCCGCGTTCAATGGAGGCGCTGGCGCTGGGACTGATCGAGGGTACCGGCCTGCACTACGGAACCCCGTTGACGATTACCCAAAGCAAAGCCCGTGACGCGGATGACACGACCCTGTTTCATGTAGCGCTCACGGAATAAACGGAATAAGTGGCATGCCACCACCCTCCACCACGCTCAGCCCTCCCGGCCTTGGCCCCGACGTTCTGGAGCGCCGGCTACTGCGAGAGCGTGCGGCGCGCAAGGCCGCCGAGCAGTTGCTCAACAGCAAAAGCCTGGAATTGTACGAGGCATCGCAGCGCTCTTCCCATGCGCAAAGACTCCTGGAATTGGCGCTTTGGGCAAGCAGCGAATCGATCTGGGAGTGGTCGGCGGAACACGACCTGTATGTAGTCAGGACCTTTCCCGACACCGACAGCCCGCCGGCGGTACGCCACGGCTTGCTCCGCGAATTCATGGGCGGCCTTCATCCCGAAGATCGCGACAAAGCCCGCGTGAGTTGGCAGAGGCATGTCGCCGGAGCCACGGATGTGCTCGAGATCGCGGTACGCCATCGAGGAGACGAAGGTTGGCGCTGGCTGCGCATCCGGGGCAAGGTCGTCGAATGGGGCGCCGACCGGCAGGCCGTCAGGGTGGTCGGAACCGTCAAGGACATCACGTCCCACCGCGATGCCGAGCATTCGTTCCGCCTGATGGCTTCGGCCTTCGCCAGCTCGCGCGATGCCATGACCGTGCTCTCGGAAACATGGCAGATCATCGAGGCGAACAAGGCCTTCCAGCAGCTGGCCCTCGCCGAATCCTACCCGATCGAGGGCGCGCCCCTGTCGCATTATCTCGAGCTGCCGGCCGAGCTGCTCGACGAGGTTGGGCAAAGGGGTTATGCGCAACGCGAAAGCCGCTTTCGCACGCACCGTCTCGATCAGATCCCGGTGGAGGTCACGTTGAGCCGCTTCGTCGCAGGGGACGGTGCCGCGTCCTACCTGATTGCGACCATCCGCGACATCACGGATCGCAAGCAAGCCGCAAGCGAACTCGAACGGATCGCTCACTTCGACGCGCTCACCCAACTCCCCAACCGGGTCTCCCTCCAGCTGGAGCTCGCCCGCCGCCTGCAGCATATCTCGCCCGAACAGTCTCAGGCCGTCTTGTTCCTCGACCTCGACGGCTTCAAGGAAGTCAACGATTCCCTCGGGCATGACGCGGGTGACGAACTGCTGCGGACCATGGCGCGCCGGCTGCCGACCCTGCTGGGCCCCAAAGACATGCTGGCCAGGTGGGGAGGCGATGAGTTTGTCGCGTTGCTCGCGATCGAGGGCGCCGCCGAGCGGGCACAAGAGATCGCGCAGCTCATTCTTTCGACATTGAGCCAGCGCATGGAAATCCGGGGGCACGGGATCAGCGTTTCCGGCAGCATTGGCATCGCCCTAGCACCGCACGACGGCCAGGATGTGGAAACCATCCTGCGCCATGCCGACGCCGCCATGTATGCAGCCAAGCACGCAGGCAAGAATCGCTGCGCCGCCTATCACAAAGCGATGACCGCCGATGCCCTGTGGCGCGTGACGCTTCTTGCCCAGTTGCGGGCAGCCGTAGAGCAGGACGGCCTGGATTTCGTGTTGCAGCCTAAATTTTCCGCCAGGGGCACGATCGTCGGAGCCGAACTGCTTGCGCGCTGGAATACCAAGCAGCACGGAACGATTTCCCCATCGCTCTTCATTCCGCTTGCGGAGCAAAACGGCCTGGCGGCACCACTCGGCCGGCTGGCGATCCAGAAAGCCGCACAATACGCCGCCACGCTGGCGCAAAACGGCCACCCCATTCCTGTGGCCGTCAACATTTCGCCGCTGCAGGTCCTAGACGACCAGCTCGCCAGCGTGCTGCAGGAGGCCTGCCGCGCCCATCGCATCGAACCCGCCCAACTCGAGCTTGAGGTCACGGAGTCGATCTTCCTGCAGGACTCGGACACGCCGGTACAACGTCTCATGGCACTACGCGAGAAGGGCTTTCCCATTGCGATGGACGACTTCGGGACGGGCTACTCGTCGTTGGGCTACCTGCGCCGCTTGCCGTTCGACACCATCAAGATCGACCGTAGCTTCCTGGTCGATGTGGACCAGGATGAGAAATCGAAACGGCTCCTGATTGGCATCGTCAACCTGTGCTCGCTTCTTGGCGTTCACACCGTCGCGGAGGGCGTGGAAACCGCCGAGCAATTCCACCTTCTGCAAGAGCTAGGCGTCGTCCATTACCAGGGTTTTTTCCTGGCCCGGCCAATGCCGCTAAAAGGGGTGCTGGCCTTGCTTGCCGTCCATTCGACAATGGCCGATAGCCGAGTAAAGCCGGGGATGCAAAGAGATTAATAGCAGCGCCAAATCTCGAGAAAACGACATTATCAAGCCATCTTGCATGCATCGATTCAATGGCCTAGAAAAACTGTAAGACGTTTATTTGGCGGATGGATCCATCATGTTTACAGTCAACTATTACAAGCATTTCTTGTATCGGACGCGAAGGCCATACCGTCATGGCTGCAAGCGATGGGGGCAGGAGCCTTTCTGTTCCATGCCACTCAGGCACCACGAGGCGAGTTCCTCGACACCGCCTTCTCTTCCAGTGCATTGATTTTTTCCTGAATAGACCAGGCATTAACCTGAACCGTCTCGCCTCGACACACGGAACCGTCTTCCCCTTAAAAACCACGGTCTCACCTCACTCGGCGCGGAGGAAATTATGCCAGCATCCATAGATGATATCCGGACGGCGCAGCAGCGCTTCCTGATAGAAAATCCCCATGTGCAAAAAGAGCTCTATGCGATTACGCCGTTTTACGCAGAGTTCATGGGAGAGGATCTGGAGCAGCTGCGGCAATATCATCTTGCCACGACGATGGAAAGATCGGCCTGGGCAAAAAACATGGACATGATCGAGTATCAGATCCTATTTGGCGTAGACGACCCCCGTAGAGCGAAACCGCCTTCGCATCGCCCGCCACAAGGAAATGGCCGATGCGCTGGGATATGATTGGGAGGACTACCTCGCGCTGAATTGGGTGAAGCTCGAATGAGCCCCTTTTCGGACGGGGAAATACCGTCAGAAAAACAGCCGGTCACCGCATAAAAACACGAGCCGCGATGCCGCAGGATTAGCGCTGCTCAATAAGGACTCGGGCCGGACTCGCAAGGCGACGGGATGCCTTCGCGTCTGCCCTGGGAACTTGCTTTTTGGCGGTGCGCGCCCTCCCGTCCCACCATAAGCCGTACGGCCCGAAGCGCCGGGCTTCAGCCTTTGCACGCCACGCAGTTCTTGCCCGCCATCTTCGCCCTATACATCGCGGCATCCGCGCCGGACAGCACCGCATCCGGTGACAGGTTTTGGGTCGGCGTGAAGATGGCGATGCCTATGCTGGTCGATATCGATACGGCATGGGTAGAAACGATGGCCGGCACGGAGACATTGGCGACGATTTTCTTCGCGAGCGCTTCCGCCTCTTTAAACGGCTCCTTCAGCCCTTCCAGGATGATGGTGAACTCGTCGCCCGCCAGTCTGGCGACCGTATCGGTCTTGCGCACCGAGGCCTGCAGCCGTTGGGCGAACAACTGGAGGATCTGGTCTCCGACATCATGGCCGTAAGCGTCGTTGATCTGCTTGAAGCCGTCGAGGTCCATGAACAGGACGGCGCCGGCCTTGTCGTTGCGCTGGGCCCGATCAATCGCCTGCTGCAACCGGTCCATAAAGAGACGCCGATTGGGCAGATCGGTGAGCGCATCGTAGGTCGCTTCGCGCTGCAGCGTCGCCTCCAGGCGTTTACGCTCGGAAATATCGCTGAACGCGACCACGGCGCCGATGCGCTGCCCCTCCCGGACGATGGGGGAAGCGCTCGCCTCGACCGGTAGCGGACGGCCATCCTTGCGCCAGAAGGTTTCTTCGCCACGATGGAGCCGCCCGGAGCGCAACACCTTCAGCATTTCGCTGGCTTCGGGAAGCAGCGGCGATCCATCGGCATGCATGTAATGGAACAGGGAATGGGCCTTCTGGCCGAGCATTTCATGCTCGGCCCGGCCCAGCAGCCGGCAGGCTTCGGGATTGGTGAATATGATCCGCCCGTCTTCGTCCAGCACGTACACCCCCTCCGCCAAGGCCGAGGCGATCTCGAGGATTCTCGCCTCGCTTTCCTTCAACGCCTCAGTGCGCTCCTTGACCTGCGTTTCGACCCTGGCGGTATGACCGCTCGCCAGCATCAGCAGCGCCCCCAGCAGCCCTATGCCCAGCGTCCCGGCGGCGAGCACGACCCAGCCCTGCCATCCGCGATGCTGGGCAAGATAGGAAGGCTTCGGCGCCGTTTCCAGCAGGTAGTGACGGCCGCCGAATGACACGCGCTGCTGGAACAGCGCGGCGCCGTCCGGCATGAAGAAGCTGTTGTAGAGGGTACGGCGCGCATCCGTGTCGATCAGCCGGACGCACAGCAATGCCTGCGACCCGGGCAGCAGTTTTTCCATGAAGTCGGCGACATGGAGGACGACGAGCACCACCCCGCCGAGCCCATCGCCCGTTTTGACGTTCAGCAGCAGGAGCAATCCCCCCTGCTGCGCCAGCACCAGCCGGAGCGGCACGCTGGCGATAACCGAACCCGTCCGGGTCGTCTTGCCGATCGCCTCCCGGCGATCCGGCAACGACGCCAGATCGAAGCCCGAGACCGCCTGGTTGCCGATCCATGGCTCCGTGAAGGTGACCGGATAGAAATAGTCCCGCCCCCGCGCGCGCCTGAAGCCGTGCCCGTCGCCGAGCTCGCGAATTTCAAAGCCGGGAACGTCTCTGCCCTGCGCCGCTTCGAAGGCCTGCCGCTGCGATGCCTCGACGCGCGGCGCCCAGTCGATCGCCTGAATCATCGGAAAGCGCTGCAGCGCCTTTTGGGTAAAGCGGCGGAATTTCTCGCGGGTGATATTCCCGCCGTTGACGAACAGGCCTTCGGTCTGCTCGAGCAAGGACGCCTGCTCTTCCAGCCGATGATGGAAATTATTGGCCAGCCGCTGCGACTGGACCCGGAACTCCATGAGCGAATCGCCTTCTTCCCACCGGCTAACATTGATGAAGAGGGCGACGAGCAAGGCACAGGCCGCCAGCATCGGCACCGCGACCGTCATCGCCCTTTTCCGCCACAATGCCCGCGGTTCGCCCGCGACGACCAGCGCCAGCGGCAACATGACCAGCACGCCCAGCATGTCGCCTATCCACCAGACAAACCAGCTCATGGCAAAACTGCCCGCCGGGATGACGCCGAGCGCAACCAGACAGGATACCGACAGCGTGGCGCTGACGAGGCAGATCACAGGGGAAAGGAACAGGAAGAAGAGCACCTCGCGCGCGCTGTCGAACGGTGCCGGGTAGGCTACGGCCTTACGCAGGCACCAGCCCCCCACGCCCGCCTGCAGCGTCGACGCCAGCGCGATCAGGCATGCCGCGCTCAAGCCCAGGACGGTCAGCCGATCGCTGCTCTCGTACCCGATCCAGACGTTGAGCAGCAAAGAACCCAGCAGAATCCCGGGGAGGGTGCGCTTCCCCCCCATGAAGGACGCCGCGACCGCGATGCCGGCCGGCGTGAATATTGCAGACGCATATCCTGGAGGAATGGCCAGCCATAGACTCAGCTTGCCCGTGCCGATATAAGCGGCGACCAGGAGCAAGGTGAGCCAGCCGAGAGGCTGCGTGCGGCTAGGGACCGCCATATCGGGAGCGGACTGTTTGCTTGCGGGTCGACGCTTCGTGTCCATCTCTTGACCTTGCTGTACGGCATTCATTCCGGATGAACTGTCGATATTATCAGCTCGGCCCGGCGACACGCATAAATCGTCCCCGCCGCCGCCATCGCCTTCCCTCCGCGCACCTTTGCCGCCATTTTCTGTCCAACCGCCATACCGGGAGGAGAGCCATCATGAGCGCACGGTCTCTTGTCGCAGGCATGGGCCTGTTCATCGCGCTGGCGCCGGCCGTCCGGGCGGAAGTCACGGTCGAGTTCGTCGAACCGCAGCGCTACACCGACGGCTCGGAGGACGGCTATCGTTACGATCGCGGCACGCTTGACGCGCTCGAGCGCCATCTCAAGGCCCTCGGCCAACGTTGCCTGAGGGAGGGCGAGACGCTAGAACTGCGCGTCCTCGACGTCGACCTCGCCGGGCGCTACGAATGGTGGCGGCCAGCGGCTTACGACGTCCGGGTGATGCGCGACATCACGTGGCCGAGGCTGGACCTCGAATACATGTGGCGCGATGGCGACGGCCGGGTCCTGGGTCGGGCGCGCGAGCGGGTCTCGGACATGAATTATCTGTGGCGCAGCCCTTACGTGCGCAACGACCTCAATTCTCTTCCCTACGAAAAGGCGATGCTGCGCGACTGGTTCGACCGGCGCTTCTGCCGCGGCTAACTGTTCGGACCTTATGACGCCCCGAAGGCCGGTCGAATCGACCGGCCTTTCTGCTCCCTTCCCTCATCCCGGTCATCGCCGCCCGCCCGCAAGGCCGGAATCCGAAGCTTTCTGTCGCGGCTGGCTAACGACACGGACGAGCCGCGCCATTTAGCATGCCAGAGCCATCAACCGGCACCGCATGCACTGTCGGCGCGACCCGGCCGCGTGCGGACTCCCAAAAAATGCCCGAGACCTAGAGGAGATTCTGATGAACCTTGCCCATACCGTACTGGCGCTCGCGATCCCGCTCTGCTTCGCTCACGGCGTCGCCCACGCCGCGCCGGAGCTCGCCACCGCCGGCCACGTCAAGGCCGCCGCGCCGGCCAGCAACGCCTGGGTCGAGATCGACAAGGCGGCGTTCGAACACAATATCCGCACGCTGCAGTCCGAACTGAACGGCAAGTCGAAGATCTGCGCGATCCTGAAGGCCGACGCCTACGGCCACGGCATCGGCCTCTTGATGCCGTCGGTGATCAAGATGGGCGTGCCCTGCGTCGGCATCGCCAGCAACGAGGAGGCGCGCGTGGTGCGCGACAGCGGCTTCAAGGGCCGGCTGATGCGCGTGCGCACCGGCTCGCTGCAGGAAGTCGAAGCCGGACTGAAGTACAACATGGAAGAACTGGTCGGCAACGCCGACTTCGCGCGCCAGGCCTCGGCCATCGCCCGCCGTCACGGCCGCACGCTCAGCGTGCATCTGGCGCTGAACTCGGCCGGCATCAGCCGCAACGGCCTGGAGCTGTCGAGCGATGCGGGCAAAGCCGACGCGCTGGCGATCGCCAAGCTGCCGTCGCTGAAAATCGCCGGCATCATGACCCACTTCCCGGTCGAGGAAAAAGACGACGTGGTGAAGGGTCTGGCGGTGTTCAAAGAGGAGGTCGACTGGGTGATCAAGGAAGCCCGCCTCGACCGCAAGAAGCTGACCGTCCACTGCGCGAACTCGTTCGCGACGCTCGAAGTGCCCGAGGCGCGCATGGACATGGTGCGCCCGGGCGGCGCGCTGTTCGGCGACACCGTGCCGTCGCACACCGAGTACCAGCGAGTGATGCAGTTCAAGTCCCGCGTCGCCTCGGTCAACCGCTACCCAGCGGGCAACGCCGTCGGCTACGACCGCACCTACACGCTGAAGCGCGATTCGCTCTTGGCCAACCTCCCGGTCGGCTATTCGGACGGCTACCGCCGCGTGTTCACCAACAAGGCGAGCGTGCTGATAGCCGGGCAGCGCGCGCCGGTGGTCGGCAAGGTGTCGATGAACACGCTGATGGTCGACGTGACCGACATTCCGGGCGCGAAGAGCGGCGACGAAGTGGTGCTGTTCGGCAAGCAGGGCAAGGCCGAGATCACGCAGGCCGAACTCGAGGACTTCAACGGCGCGCTGTTGGCCGACCTGTACACGGTGTGGGGCAACTCCAACCCTAAGGTCCTGAAGGCCCGATAAGCCGCGGCGAGCGATCCCCCGGCGTCATGCGCCGGGGCTGGTGGCCTACTCAACGCGATTGGCGCGATAATCTGCCCTTTCTATTCCAGACAGGAGCACATCGTGCGAATGATTACGGGGCTTCTCGCCTCCTCCCTGCTCAGCTTGCCGGCGCTGTGCGCCGCGCAGACCATCGACGAAGCGCTGCTGGCGGCGCAGATGGCCTATCAGCAGGCCGACGGCCAGTCCGGCCAGTCCGCACTACGGCTGAAGTCGGCCGAGTCGGCGCTGACGCAGGCGCAGCAGCGCCTGGCCGATGCGCAGAACGCCGTCACCCGCGCCGAATCCGAACTGTCGGCCGCGAAGAGCGCCGAAGAAGTCGCACGCCGCCGGCTGGCGGCCAGCGCCGACTCGTTGAAGTCGGCGTGGGCGCGCAAGGAACGCACCAACTAG
This DNA window, taken from Crenobacter cavernae, encodes the following:
- the pgaD gene encoding poly-beta-1,6-N-acetyl-D-glucosamine biosynthesis protein PgaD, with amino-acid sequence MKRTIINVEHRLGHTHRVVARSLTALLWLAWGYLCLPFLSLLAWLAGIELFYREMLVRNDVDKLLDLLFVYAIVVGATSSVLILWARVNYLRFRNRERRRRAPDASLEEFAGDYRVPPAELAATQQRQIVTVHHSDHGHIVRISRH
- a CDS encoding heme NO-binding domain-containing protein, which produces MLGMVFTEFVEMVESAFSSELADAMLVAAKLPHGGSYTAVGYYPHEEIVRLVAALARLTGEPAEGLVQAFGRHLLKVFSTAHPAFFASKVNAFDLLACVDAEIHREVRKLYPDSQLPTIEVIGRDAQSITLQYRSPRSMEALALGLIEGTGLHYGTPLTITQSKARDADDTTLFHVALTE
- a CDS encoding HD-GYP domain-containing protein codes for the protein MGNDIRLELPDNLFVRHRLHQEGALHFRLDKKFRQVLIAPHPAGAEPQLPERSPFALWETSALVSYYSQLIPTFAGGRLRAEQLTLLCERLAASARQSRDGVVAAILLCPWQNYVAHHAVNTALLACQLADALKLCAEEHRVLMLAALAMNLGSIALHNEMARQEGPPSTSQRQLIDIHPFVGSALLREAGLDDERLHRIVLMHHERHDGHGYPFRLKGDEIDPLAHLLHVLDVTTAKLMPRSYRPRIPAQRALAQLYTNANEKFDPRYTTQLVKALGVYPSGSFVKLESGETAIVVAQTDHLHEPQVATLRSRYDLIASATPGQRIAKSVTVKVDERHLSKLAPFWGLQ
- the pgaC gene encoding poly-beta-1,6-N-acetyl-D-glucosamine synthase; its protein translation is MFPLPFDLLHWLWAALLGYAFYYPLFMAYLWMAGALHYYFHYERKEPPLDALPELDYPPISILIPCFNEEDSVEETLRYALAVDYPEFEVIAIDDGSSDATAGLLDEATRREPRLRVVHLAQNQGKAIALNTGCLLARHEHLVCIDGDALLEPNAPKWLVRQLIGSPRVGAVTGNPRIRNRSTLFGKVQVGEFSSIIGIIKRAQRTYGRLFTISGVIAAFRKTAVRQAGYWSDDVLTEDIDMSWKLQLAHWDVRFEPHAQAWILMPETFRGLWKQRLRWAKGGLQVLLRNAGALCSWQKRRMWPIYAEYLFSLVWAYVMILLVVVWLAGMLFPQIGWMQISSPLVPGWHGMVLGMTCLLQFTLSKCLDRRHDHGIGRNFFWMIWYPLVFWTIHIVTTVVALPQAVAHGRGLRARWTSPDRGVRA
- the pgaB gene encoding poly-beta-1,6-N-acetyl-D-glucosamine N-deacetylase PgaB: MTIRPWKIGLIAALGLACFAPAQAASKFIALCYHEVVHNEGATDPFAVDTRGLVNQLEWLRARGYSFVGIDDVLADREGRRPLPDKAVLLSFDDGYRSVYKHVFPILKLYKAPAVVSLVGGWLDAPMGHTVKDTKLAREGFLLPGEIREMQQSGLIEFASHSYELHRGITANPQGNQQPAATALGYDGRGYESPSAQLQRIDRDLAHNSAAIERLTGRKPRVMVWPYGSYTRPLLDIARKNGMPITLTLNNGINEPDTPLAELSRVLVGADMTLTDFAEEILVREREPGGIAASWTRAMHVSLDQVYDPDPAAQEKKLGQLLDRVLAMGASAVYLRADTDRDGDGRADAVYFPNRRVAVKADLFNRVAWQLRTRAHVQVYAALPLAAFELAGASPSDSDRRAARELVEDLGVSSRFAGLVLSDDPARPGLAEPGAAALFDLAGELFAAARAYQPELKSVVTLHAGKLDDERETLRFSEAIAKALSRADYVELQPQAAVSPGRPWMERAFAAAGSSQKTVFALPSRAVDSGDLARAVATLHLLGARHIAYGPDDVANDLPRLAVMRRAFSLRSQPER